The region TGGATACATCGTCAACTGTAATATTGGCGATTAACTCATCTTTAGTCATTTTTCCCACTTTAGGGAAGATTTCGGAGGTATAGTAACCACTGATTGTAATTGCCGTTCCCTGGGAGATGCCGGAGAGATCCCCATCAGGGTCGTTAAGCAAGACATGGTGATTCCAGAACTTGCCCGCTCTGGAATTAGCCTTTCTTATACTAGTCCAGAGTTCAACCTGCTGTTTTTTAATTATCAGGACACCGGGTAGCGCCGTCGCATAGCCCGCTCGTTCCTTCATAATCAGCGAAGCGTTCAATTTGGGGATAAAGAGCGTATCGATAATATGCACAAATGTTTCGATCGTGTCCGGAGACGAAGGCGCATTCGAGTTGATAATCAGGCGACCAGTCAGATCTACTTCGGTGCCGGGACTGTTGACGATGCCACCCTGGTTGAAACTGACGGTTACGGTGTCGGCATTGCCAAGTCCCGCCGGCACTACACCTGAATATGGACCTACACCCAGCCATCCGGCCGGTCCGGTGTCTTCCACGATGGATATGCTGTAGTTGAGGGTCGCGTTACCGGTGTTCTCGATTATCAATGATGTGTCGAACTGGACTCCGTGCTGAACCCACAGCCAACCGAATTCAACCGGATGGGGCACAACAATCGGCGTTTCAACCGGTTCCACACAAGCCAGACGGAACCACTCGACATCGGCTTCAGTGAAATTCCCTTCCTGGAAAGGAAGACCTGGAGGGCCGGTTCGATCATCACTTTTCCATCCCGGATTGGGCCATAGACCATTGGTATATGCGCCGGGACTCTGATCAAGGATGTACTGGACATCAAGGTACCAGTCACCAGCATAACTCGCTGACGGATCAATGATGGGAACCCCGCTGAAATTGCCTACGAAATCGGTACCGAACTTGGTCATCGACGGCCAGTTTTCAGAGGCGCACGGTCCGCCCACTCCACCAACTGAATCACATCCGGGAGTATAAGTGTAGGTCAGATTGCGAGCGAGGTCCCAGGTGAGTCCGTAGTTATCGGACACACAGACAAATAGATCACCGTTGGCGGCGCCATCGGGATAGCCGGGGCTACCCACAGCGGCGCAGTCATCGGTAAGACCATTGGGAACATCGTTAAACTGGACAAAGAGGCAATACAGTCTGCCATCGCACTCTGATATTGTCATCTTAGAGGCGTTTAGCATCCAGTAACCACCGTTACACATAGGCTGGTTCCAGAGGAACAGATGGACTGAGCGAATGAACGGATTGTCTTCGGACCAGTGAAATATCCGGCCACTGAGTTTGTACGGTGGACCGGTATTGTCCCACTCGCGCGAACCCCAGGCAACGTGAAAATCATTCTTCGAATCGATGAATGCTGAGAGATCAGTATATGGCCGATATGGCCGGCTGCCGTTATAGTTCTTCGTGATGTTCTGTCGAGGATTCCAGTTGTCACCATTGTTATATGTAATTTGATAGTAAACATCGTTATCGACCAGTGGGTGCGATCCACCCAAGCCGGAACAGGTATCGCCACCGTTACAGGGATCGGTAATATCATGCTTTTGCGCAATCCAGGTTATGGCGACTTTACCGTAGTCATCGGCGGCAATGTCGTGTCCCACAACGTAGACAGTATCCACACAATACGGGGGATTGTCCCAGGTCGCAGTTGGGCTGCCAACGGAACCTAGCAGGCGGTAATAGACCAGAGCCGCCGGATCGCCCGGTTCTGGTTCCCCTTCAAGGGCGATAACATGTAGGAAAGTATCGGCTGAAGGACCTTCCACGAGGCGGAATTTGGGCCAGCAAGCACCGTCCTCAGGGGGAGGAGGAGGAGTGACTGCACAGTAGTTGGCCAGCGCATTGGGAATCGAATCCTGGTAGGCGAAAAATCCGACGCCGGGCGCCCAATCACGGAAGAAAGTACTGTTGAAGTCACCACCGGTAGGCTTCAGATGTCCGCCCAACAATGCCTGGTTCTCAACTGTGATGTCAATGCCAACATAACCTCCATACAAATCATGAGGGGGGTGAACATCGATTCCCCCTGCGAAAACCAGGTTTCCTGCACCAGCATCCCACGCCTCATATCGGTACGTCCGGTGCGACAAGCACGAAGGATCACCTCCGGGCGTATAAGTCCATGTAAATTGCATCAACAATTGAGATGGATCTGAAGGCGTTATGCCGTAGTCGATCATCCGTCCCATCGAGCCGATCTGCTGCTGATCCCACCAGGTTGTTCCGATCTTTAATCCCACGCCACGGCTGGAACCGCCAGATGAACCCAGCGCCTGATCACCTGCTTCGGCGGGGAAAGCGTATTGTTGAGAGTTGATGACCTTAGAGTCTACAACTCTGTCGTCATCCCGAACATCCCCGGCTACTACTGCGGTCACGATCAGACCGCAAAGCAACGCTGCCATAAGATACATTTTAGCGAGTGACTTCATAGTGTTCTTCCTTGTCCATGCGTATATTCGGTTCAATTACTGTCGATTTCATGATTGATCGTCGCAGAGGGGAGTCCACTGCGCCCCATGTCAGAAGAACCGAGCGCGAGATCAAGTATGGTACCTCTTTTGGCAAACTGTAGCATCTGAGAAACAATTCATCGATGGGCGCAAACAGAAGTAACAATAGCAGACTCCTACCTTAATTTAAGTCTGCATCCATGGCATTATTATAGCGCTTGAAGTGTGAAATGTCAAGTGCCGGAATTGGATTGTTCGCTGACAGTTGGGCAGTGACCCAACCGAGGTTAGCAGGCTTCGTGAGCGTTACCCGTTGCGATAACCCTTCCTCTGGTTGGTTCGATGGTGGCGACCGGCATTGATGAAACTGTCAAAGTCGACCGCCAATATCTTTTGATGTATTCGTTTGGCTACATACTGACAACTTCGTTCAAAATGCATTCGATACACATCCTTGACCTCGAACATACAGATTGCTGCCATGTGACTGTCGAAATTCAACTCTCGATAAAACATTAGGTGTCTCCTTTGTGGGTCGTTGAAAACTCTAGGATACACCTTTTGTTTTTACACACTTCCAAAGATATTACGAGGTTCGAAACATGGAACAAATGGTCTTGACTCAGCCTCTTGTACCGACTACTTTTATCAAAACAGATACCATATTCAGGGAGTAATGACGTGACACAAATTCGTTACAGACAGATGGCAAGTTATATTGTGATTCTCTTTGGCATCTTCGCATTGACTTACCCTCTGTCCGCTGAACAAGCAGCTGTTGATCAGGATAAACCACTAACCCTCACTGAGGAGCCAGACGCTTTAAGCGGGACTATCATTCATGCAGATCTTCTTATTAGCAACTTCGAAGATCACCAAGCTGAGTTGTACATTAACGATATTCCAGTCGCAAGAGTTGGTGGCAAGTTGCAGTCTTGGGCATCGGTGCCTGTTCCGGAATTCTTGCTGGATGGAACCAACACTCTCTCCGTGGTCATTGGAATTGGTGCAACACCCGCAACTGCCAAGGCTGGACCAAGTGATGGTAAATGTAACCCACAGATGGAAGTGTTGGCCCGAATTGTGAGAATGAAGGATGGTGAAATGGCCGAACCGGGCTCCGGAGAAATGCTTGCAGAAATAAAGTGGACCGGTGAGAAAGCAGAACCTATGCCAACGGCTGTCTCCGCTGAAGTAGATTTGGGGAAGCAATTCGGAGCTTGGGCGTGGCAATCAGCTGATGTTCTCACACTTGACTCGACAACCTGTGAATCGGCTGCTCAGTTTATTTCAGGATTGAGTGCTGCGTATACCGGTGGTCAAGCTGACCCGATTATCAAGGTGGCTCAACCCAAGCATTCGGAAGTAGGCCGCGCCTATCCCGAATTTGGGGATATCTCTTTTGACGATATGTTCAGGGAACAGATGGAGATGACAGCCGAAGAGCCTAATTGGAAACCATTCGTTCTGCCACGGGATGAGTATGATCTTCGTCTGGTCGCAGATGGTCGTCTTATCGAAGCAATCGCAAAGAACTGGAGACCAATAATCCGAATGGAAGACGGTGACTATGCCTATCCGATGCTTATCGGTAAGATCAAAGGCGAATGGCAGATAATGCGGTGATCTTCATGTGGTGTCAACGTTGTAGCTCTGCGGTTCAGTTAGGGCGGGAGTATACTAAGTCTGAGTCGGAATGAAGGACGCTTTTGAG is a window of Candidatus Zixiibacteriota bacterium DNA encoding:
- a CDS encoding dockerin type I repeat-containing protein; translated protein: MKSLAKMYLMAALLCGLIVTAVVAGDVRDDDRVVDSKVINSQQYAFPAEAGDQALGSSGGSSRGVGLKIGTTWWDQQQIGSMGRMIDYGITPSDPSQLLMQFTWTYTPGGDPSCLSHRTYRYEAWDAGAGNLVFAGGIDVHPPHDLYGGYVGIDITVENQALLGGHLKPTGGDFNSTFFRDWAPGVGFFAYQDSIPNALANYCAVTPPPPPEDGACWPKFRLVEGPSADTFLHVIALEGEPEPGDPAALVYYRLLGSVGSPTATWDNPPYCVDTVYVVGHDIAADDYGKVAITWIAQKHDITDPCNGGDTCSGLGGSHPLVDNDVYYQITYNNGDNWNPRQNITKNYNGSRPYRPYTDLSAFIDSKNDFHVAWGSREWDNTGPPYKLSGRIFHWSEDNPFIRSVHLFLWNQPMCNGGYWMLNASKMTISECDGRLYCLFVQFNDVPNGLTDDCAAVGSPGYPDGAANGDLFVCVSDNYGLTWDLARNLTYTYTPGCDSVGGVGGPCASENWPSMTKFGTDFVGNFSGVPIIDPSASYAGDWYLDVQYILDQSPGAYTNGLWPNPGWKSDDRTGPPGLPFQEGNFTEADVEWFRLACVEPVETPIVVPHPVEFGWLWVQHGVQFDTSLIIENTGNATLNYSISIVEDTGPAGWLGVGPYSGVVPAGLGNADTVTVSFNQGGIVNSPGTEVDLTGRLIINSNAPSSPDTIETFVHIIDTLFIPKLNASLIMKERAGYATALPGVLIIKKQQVELWTSIRKANSRAGKFWNHHVLLNDPDGDLSGISQGTAITISGYYTSEIFPKVGKMTKDELIANITVDDVSIRGVAIPPSPSAPSRNPLPPPRTGDRVIDPCKFAILVTGYCDDDFVNDINQKYDYKKNYADVDPDNIIVLGPAACLEDFDAPAGTTDGAGNFTSGGAFPATEDNVQKAFEYIKQQMIASGCSDTEFQFHSSSHGGGNHTAAHQVPVGEEPEGGGGQGWCGGQVDPPGGDEANRISENDLRFDGRGQGTLDVNGDTLGDLQFWYGPPPTVYHDADGDGIFEEDELVGTDTNGDGYIDKLDDDWTAPDLDGTGGISMIGVDDIISLGVGGSLVDDELADLISDLIATPGTGLTKDNCRAEMDQCFSGSFIDDLAACVGEHATACEAGEYSYGNGEEGADAHGEYEYPFIEALKSGATWEEAHNEAVDSVEANEVPETPQFSGGDDCCEGLRGNVDDDGEVNIADLTYLVAYLFTGGPPPPCLEEADVNGDGEINIADLTYLVAYLFTGGPPPVACP